One window of the Solibacillus isronensis genome contains the following:
- a CDS encoding hemolysin family protein, whose protein sequence is MDVNTILNIILLIIFLGLTAFFVAAEFAVVKIRKSRIDQLISEGNKKAVIAKKVAGDLDYYLSACQLGITITAIGLGAFTKPYVKELMYPVFDWLNVSDVVASAASYVIALAIVSYLHVVIGEMAPKTLAIQFSEKVTLMLAGPLYWFGKIMYPFIQALNGTSRLLLRAIGVKSASEEQAYSEEELKIIMAQSFQGGQIDQQELKYLENVFAFDERAAKDIMVPRTDLVTIDKDMSAEEIIQILDEHNYTRYPIVENNDKDRIIGVVNANKLLSHIVSNRTVQLEQFLTKVPFVLGVTSIQDALLKMQKAKVHMTVIIDEYGGTAGVLTMEDVLEELVGEIRDEFDEDEVDDIRKSGENEYTINGRVLLDELEDRFGFEFEDSEEIDTIGGWIQHTNIDSIKNGEELQIGDEIKFDDHIWVISDMDNYQIKEVVLRQYKLQQ, encoded by the coding sequence TTGGACGTAAACACCATATTAAACATCATTTTATTAATTATCTTTTTAGGTTTAACCGCATTTTTCGTAGCAGCAGAATTTGCTGTCGTAAAAATCCGTAAATCCCGTATTGATCAATTGATTTCAGAAGGTAATAAAAAAGCAGTCATTGCAAAAAAAGTAGCAGGGGACCTTGATTATTATTTATCTGCCTGTCAGCTTGGAATTACAATTACAGCAATCGGTTTGGGAGCGTTTACAAAGCCGTATGTAAAAGAACTGATGTATCCTGTATTTGACTGGTTAAATGTTTCAGATGTAGTAGCTTCGGCTGCTTCTTATGTAATAGCACTTGCCATTGTAAGTTATTTGCACGTAGTAATCGGCGAAATGGCGCCAAAAACGTTAGCGATTCAGTTTTCCGAGAAAGTAACATTAATGCTTGCAGGACCGCTTTATTGGTTCGGTAAAATTATGTATCCGTTTATCCAGGCATTAAATGGAACATCTCGTTTACTATTACGCGCAATCGGTGTTAAATCAGCAAGTGAAGAACAGGCCTATTCGGAAGAGGAACTGAAAATAATTATGGCTCAAAGTTTCCAGGGTGGCCAGATAGACCAGCAAGAACTGAAATATTTAGAAAATGTATTCGCTTTTGATGAACGTGCTGCAAAAGATATTATGGTGCCGCGAACAGACTTAGTTACAATCGACAAAGATATGAGCGCCGAAGAGATTATCCAAATTTTAGATGAACATAACTATACACGTTATCCGATTGTTGAAAATAATGATAAAGACCGCATAATTGGTGTTGTCAACGCTAACAAGCTTCTTAGCCATATCGTTTCAAATCGCACGGTACAGCTCGAGCAGTTTTTAACAAAAGTACCTTTTGTTTTAGGAGTGACGAGTATCCAGGATGCACTCTTAAAAATGCAAAAGGCGAAAGTGCATATGACGGTTATTATCGATGAATATGGCGGTACTGCTGGTGTATTAACGATGGAAGACGTTTTGGAAGAGCTGGTTGGAGAAATTCGGGACGAATTTGACGAGGATGAAGTAGATGATATCCGTAAATCAGGAGAAAACGAGTATACGATTAATGGCCGTGTACTGCTTGATGAACTGGAAGATCGTTTCGGATTTGAGTTTGAGGACAGTGAAGAGATTGATACAATTGGCGGATGGATTCAGCATACGAATATCGACTCAATCAAAAACGGAGAAGAGCTTCAAATCGGTGATGAAATAAAATTCGACGACCATATATGGGTCATTTCAGATATGGATAATTATCAAATTAAAGAAGTTGTATTAAGGCAATATAAACTTCAGCAGTAA
- a CDS encoding Fe-S oxidoreductase: MKKFLLAIILLVLAGCSNGESTKVTFTEKQAVPFEIVKYDEKIAPIYESLVPHIAYANTQGQFESLQGRFDVDNFTIDMDKYMAVFIVTYSGSCGTSVDNVYKHGNYLAVQLIDNVGQKCEDEGMPHTFVLQVEKDEYEKVQLYNGEIIKSSVDVE; the protein is encoded by the coding sequence ATGAAAAAATTTTTATTGGCCATTATTTTATTGGTGTTGGCAGGTTGTAGTAATGGAGAAAGTACAAAAGTTACATTTACCGAGAAACAGGCAGTACCATTCGAAATTGTTAAGTATGATGAAAAAATTGCACCGATTTATGAGTCGCTCGTTCCGCATATTGCCTATGCTAATACACAAGGACAGTTTGAATCACTGCAAGGCCGGTTTGATGTAGACAATTTCACAATTGATATGGATAAATATATGGCAGTATTTATTGTCACTTACTCTGGCAGCTGTGGTACTTCAGTCGATAATGTTTACAAACACGGGAATTACCTAGCAGTTCAGTTGATCGACAATGTCGGACAAAAATGTGAAGACGAAGGTATGCCTCATACATTCGTTCTCCAAGTAGAGAAGGATGAGTATGAAAAAGTTCAATTATATAATGGCGAAATTATAAAATCTTCAGTCGACGTGGAATAA
- a CDS encoding pyridoxamine 5'-phosphate oxidase family protein, which translates to METLKEKVLSIIKDHKIGTMATLNGRHPYVRYMTFTNEDFTLYATTTEDSQKVYDLNENPYTHILLGYTKEDLDAPYLEITAKLSEVKDDTLKLKITNFFKDIFTSEDGDMITLQFDPVSIKLMNNGEPQELKL; encoded by the coding sequence ATGGAAACATTAAAAGAAAAAGTACTTTCAATTATTAAAGACCATAAAATCGGGACAATGGCTACATTAAACGGACGTCACCCTTATGTTCGTTACATGACATTTACAAATGAAGACTTCACGCTGTATGCAACAACTACTGAAGACTCACAAAAAGTGTATGATTTAAATGAAAATCCTTACACTCATATTTTACTGGGCTATACAAAGGAAGATCTAGATGCTCCGTATTTAGAAATTACAGCAAAACTAAGCGAAGTGAAAGATGACACTTTAAAGCTGAAAATTACGAACTTCTTTAAAGACATCTTTACATCAGAAGACGGTGACATGATTACGCTTCAATTTGACCCGGTATCGATTAAATTGATGAACAATGGTGAACCGCAGGAACTGAAGTTGTAA
- a CDS encoding pyridoxamine 5'-phosphate oxidase family protein: MANSNKEIALQILNENSIGVMATNNNGLPNSRYMTFNYVQSKLYTVALEDSDVVREITEYGGTHILLGYESDGILETFLEIEGNAATTLNDVVKQQLLEKYPEHAEGNFVLIQVTPTRMRIMNKNGKNQEEIQLY, encoded by the coding sequence ATGGCTAACAGTAATAAAGAAATTGCATTGCAAATTTTAAATGAAAATAGTATTGGCGTTATGGCCACAAATAATAACGGTTTGCCGAATTCGCGTTATATGACATTTAACTACGTACAGTCAAAATTGTATACGGTAGCACTGGAAGATTCGGATGTCGTACGTGAAATTACGGAATATGGCGGTACCCACATTTTATTAGGGTATGAAAGCGATGGAATACTTGAAACGTTTTTAGAAATCGAAGGCAATGCAGCGACAACATTAAATGATGTTGTGAAGCAGCAGCTACTTGAAAAATATCCGGAGCATGCGGAAGGAAACTTTGTGCTAATTCAAGTTACGCCAACACGAATGAGAATTATGAATAAAAACGGAAAAAACCAGGAAGAGATTCAACTATACTAA
- a CDS encoding extracellular solute-binding protein, translating into MKRFTWLSLILTTLLLVLAACGDSEETTNDSTQGDSGTTEGTTDENASGKLVIYTGRDENMVQGVIEKFNERYPNIEVEYMTMGAQQILERVRGEKANPQGDFWWGGTQSAMMVAANEDLLLQWDPSFIDSIDPLHKDEQNRWVGEMLLPEVIMINSEVMSPEEGPQDWDDLLDPKWKDEILIRGVLASGTMRTIYSSMIFRQGADDPSKGYDWLMKLDANTKEYTQDPNALYLKLARQEGSISLWNLQDILLKKHTTDYTFDFIYPESGAPILVDAVGIVNNAKNEENAKLFMEFLFDQETMVELSKEYYQIPTRTDIAADAMPDWYKELDLKPLDIDWQVMADKEAEWMEHWDTNIKGKGK; encoded by the coding sequence ATGAAAAGATTTACTTGGCTTTCTCTTATTCTCACAACTCTTTTATTAGTTTTGGCTGCGTGCGGCGACTCCGAAGAGACGACAAATGATTCAACTCAAGGCGATAGCGGCACGACAGAAGGTACTACAGACGAAAATGCTTCCGGCAAGCTCGTAATTTACACGGGGCGTGACGAAAACATGGTACAGGGTGTTATCGAAAAGTTTAATGAGCGTTACCCGAATATCGAAGTGGAATATATGACAATGGGTGCACAGCAGATTTTAGAGCGTGTGCGTGGTGAAAAAGCCAACCCACAAGGCGATTTTTGGTGGGGCGGTACACAGTCAGCGATGATGGTTGCTGCAAATGAAGATTTACTTTTACAGTGGGATCCTTCATTTATCGATTCCATTGACCCTCTTCATAAAGATGAACAAAATCGCTGGGTCGGTGAAATGCTGTTACCTGAAGTCATTATGATTAACAGTGAAGTAATGTCACCAGAAGAAGGACCACAGGATTGGGACGATTTACTTGATCCGAAATGGAAAGATGAAATTTTAATTCGCGGTGTTCTTGCTTCAGGAACGATGCGTACAATTTATTCTTCTATGATTTTCCGCCAAGGTGCTGATGATCCTTCAAAAGGCTATGATTGGTTGATGAAACTTGATGCTAATACAAAAGAATATACACAAGATCCTAACGCATTGTATTTAAAACTGGCACGCCAGGAAGGTTCAATTTCGTTATGGAACTTGCAGGATATTTTACTGAAAAAACATACAACGGATTACACGTTTGACTTTATTTATCCGGAAAGTGGCGCACCGATTTTAGTTGATGCAGTCGGTATTGTAAACAATGCTAAAAACGAAGAGAACGCTAAATTATTTATGGAATTCCTGTTCGACCAAGAGACAATGGTTGAGCTTTCGAAAGAGTATTATCAAATTCCAACACGTACGGATATTGCGGCGGATGCAATGCCGGATTGGTATAAAGAGTTGGATTTAAAACCATTGGATATTGATTGGCAAGTAATGGCCGATAAAGAAGCGGAATGGATGGAACATTGGGATACAAATATTAAAGGAAAAGGCAAATAG
- a CDS encoding ABC transporter ATP-binding protein: MKAVHINDVSKKFGDVVSVKDLELDIKSGEFFTFLGPSGCGKTTTLRMIAGFYYPSQGKIYFDNQDVTTLQPNKRNIGMVFQNYALFPHMTVNENIAFGLEIRKYDKKTIKEKVDRIRGLVHLGPYGSRKINELSGGQQQRVALARALVIEPDILLLDEPLSNLDAKLREETRIEIKRIQSELGVTTIYVTHDQTEAMAMSDRIMVMEHGVVKQIGTPQEIYHRPNNRFVATFIGETNLLTMKVKSIEDNIITVTNDKGLELQGLTENLAAGLQVSVGDEIYVSVRPEAFESGPGENSVTGIVELIEFTGLSVNYFIKWNDTTLKAMIISRGTAILQAGDMIELHIPKQNIYFLGE; this comes from the coding sequence ATGAAAGCTGTTCATATTAACGACGTTTCAAAAAAATTCGGTGATGTCGTAAGCGTCAAAGATTTAGAGCTGGATATAAAATCAGGTGAATTTTTTACATTTTTAGGTCCGAGTGGCTGTGGCAAAACAACAACATTACGGATGATTGCCGGATTTTACTATCCCTCTCAAGGAAAGATTTACTTTGATAATCAGGATGTCACAACATTGCAGCCTAATAAACGTAATATCGGAATGGTGTTTCAAAACTATGCACTCTTCCCGCATATGACAGTCAACGAAAATATCGCATTTGGTCTGGAAATCCGGAAATATGATAAAAAAACGATTAAAGAAAAGGTTGACCGGATACGCGGGCTCGTTCATTTAGGACCATATGGGTCACGCAAGATTAATGAATTATCAGGTGGACAGCAGCAGCGCGTTGCCTTGGCCCGAGCGCTTGTCATTGAACCTGATATCTTGCTGCTGGATGAGCCATTATCCAATTTGGATGCAAAGTTGCGTGAGGAAACACGAATTGAGATTAAACGGATTCAGTCAGAGCTGGGGGTGACAACAATTTACGTTACCCATGACCAGACTGAAGCAATGGCAATGTCGGATCGTATTATGGTAATGGAGCATGGTGTCGTCAAACAAATCGGTACACCACAGGAAATTTATCACCGTCCAAACAACCGCTTTGTCGCTACTTTTATCGGCGAGACAAACTTGCTTACGATGAAAGTAAAATCGATTGAAGACAATATTATTACTGTTACGAATGACAAAGGACTCGAACTGCAAGGCCTGACAGAAAACTTGGCAGCGGGGCTTCAAGTATCAGTTGGGGACGAAATTTATGTATCTGTCCGTCCTGAAGCATTTGAAAGCGGTCCTGGTGAAAACTCTGTTACAGGTATCGTTGAACTGATCGAATTTACCGGACTCAGCGTAAATTACTTTATTAAATGGAATGATACAACATTAAAAGCAATGATTATTAGTCGGGGTACTGCAATACTGCAAGCTGGCGATATGATTGAATTACATATCCCGAAACAAAATATTTATTTCCTAGGAGAATAA
- a CDS encoding ABC transporter permease, whose amino-acid sequence MSKKSVDTYEASWWSRLTQSRYFVYILISPLFLILFAYVIYPFYSTFIQSFAGDNQLANYQKFFSLESTANLEALWNSFYISIISVICCAVVGVMMAFLLERYDFPGRRLLSILVLVPMALPPLVGVLSFTFLYGESGIFPRLFQQMFQLEDVPFALKGIWGVIVVHTFTMYTYFYLTASAAIKGLDPSLEEAATSLGASRIRVWRKIILPMLTPSLIASSLLVFMVSMASYTAPLMFGVERTMTMQIYLSRTNGNLDMAATQSTILSFVSITFLLIMRWYQNRRNYQNLSKGVSVHRSEVSSKPLKYLAVALSFIGTLILILPILVLILISFSKDGAWTIQILPTEYTLDHYKALFTDERTWRPIWNSLQMGFIATVGNIIFGVAAAYAMVRLSFKGKTALDILITIPWALPGTVVAVNLIAAFSTESVFTFNQVLIGSFWILPLAYFIRHLPLVFRSTSASLMQLDQSVEEASRSLGATWWYTFRRIVIPLTLSGVLAGTLLAFVQSIGEFVASILIYNTSTIPLSVAIFQKLYAFKFGTACAYGVLQIILILIVLIISERLSKGSAGSAI is encoded by the coding sequence ATGAGCAAAAAATCCGTTGACACATACGAAGCGAGTTGGTGGTCTCGTCTTACACAATCACGCTATTTTGTCTATATTCTTATCTCCCCGCTGTTTTTAATATTGTTTGCCTATGTTATTTATCCATTTTACTCAACGTTTATTCAGAGTTTTGCCGGTGATAATCAGCTAGCAAACTATCAGAAGTTTTTCAGTTTAGAAAGTACAGCCAATTTAGAGGCACTTTGGAACAGCTTTTATATATCGATTATTAGTGTCATCTGTTGTGCTGTTGTCGGGGTTATGATGGCCTTTTTACTGGAACGCTATGATTTTCCTGGTCGCCGTCTACTCTCTATTTTAGTACTTGTCCCAATGGCGTTACCCCCATTAGTCGGGGTTTTGTCCTTTACCTTTTTATATGGTGAAAGTGGCATATTTCCGCGCTTATTTCAGCAGATGTTTCAATTGGAAGATGTTCCATTTGCATTAAAAGGGATTTGGGGTGTCATTGTTGTTCATACATTTACGATGTATACGTACTTCTATTTGACTGCTTCTGCAGCTATTAAAGGGCTTGACCCTTCTTTGGAGGAAGCCGCAACCAGTCTCGGGGCAAGCCGGATACGGGTTTGGCGGAAAATTATTTTGCCGATGCTTACCCCATCTTTAATCGCATCTTCCCTTCTCGTTTTCATGGTGTCGATGGCATCCTATACCGCGCCACTCATGTTCGGGGTTGAACGTACAATGACAATGCAAATTTATCTATCACGGACAAACGGCAATTTGGATATGGCGGCAACACAGTCAACCATTTTATCGTTCGTATCCATCACCTTTTTACTTATTATGCGCTGGTATCAAAACCGACGTAACTATCAGAATTTAAGTAAAGGTGTAAGTGTTCACCGTTCGGAAGTGAGCTCGAAGCCTTTGAAGTATTTAGCGGTTGCACTGTCCTTCATTGGAACGTTAATTTTGATCCTGCCGATTTTAGTGCTGATCTTAATTTCATTTTCAAAAGACGGTGCCTGGACAATTCAGATTTTGCCGACCGAATATACGCTCGACCATTACAAAGCGCTATTTACGGATGAGCGGACATGGCGGCCAATTTGGAACTCGCTGCAGATGGGCTTCATCGCAACAGTCGGCAATATTATATTCGGTGTTGCTGCTGCTTATGCGATGGTTAGACTGAGCTTCAAAGGGAAAACTGCACTTGATATTTTAATTACGATCCCGTGGGCATTGCCGGGTACGGTTGTTGCTGTTAACTTAATCGCGGCGTTCTCTACGGAAAGCGTATTTACATTCAATCAAGTATTGATCGGTTCATTCTGGATTTTACCGCTTGCGTATTTTATCCGGCATTTGCCGCTAGTCTTCAGGTCAACTTCCGCTTCCCTCATGCAGCTGGACCAGTCTGTGGAAGAGGCTTCCCGCAGTTTAGGGGCAACATGGTGGTATACATTCAGAAGAATTGTCATCCCGCTTACTTTATCAGGGGTTCTTGCCGGTACATTGCTCGCATTTGTCCAAAGTATCGGGGAGTTCGTTGCATCGATTTTGATTTATAATACGTCGACGATTCCATTGTCGGTTGCAATTTTCCAAAAGCTGTACGCCTTCAAGTTCGGTACAGCGTGCGCATATGGTGTGCTGCAGATTATTTTAATTCTGATTGTCCTGATCATTTCAGAGCGCTTATCAAAAGGTTCTGCTGGAAGCGCTATATAA
- a CDS encoding GNAT family N-acetyltransferase, whose translation MNIRILGYKDAEQYKQVRLHGLLNSPTLFSSSFEHENNYTVPEIEQRLRPQADKFTLGAFEENELIGIATFIREAGAKLNHKGVLVGLYVMPESRGKGVARDMIEELLRLLRENDGLEQLHLTVESTNEQAISLYESLGFKQFAKEERALKVDGNYYDQVWMVKEL comes from the coding sequence ATGAACATTCGAATATTAGGTTATAAAGATGCAGAACAATATAAACAAGTTAGATTACACGGGCTTTTAAATTCTCCAACATTATTTAGCTCGTCTTTTGAACATGAAAACAATTATACAGTCCCGGAAATTGAACAACGTCTTCGCCCGCAAGCGGATAAATTTACGCTTGGGGCATTTGAAGAGAACGAGCTGATCGGAATTGCGACATTTATAAGAGAAGCGGGCGCAAAACTAAATCATAAAGGCGTTCTTGTCGGACTCTATGTTATGCCTGAATCAAGAGGAAAAGGTGTAGCACGGGATATGATTGAAGAACTGTTGCGCCTATTAAGAGAAAACGATGGTCTTGAACAGCTGCATTTAACTGTCGAGTCAACAAATGAACAAGCAATCTCTCTTTACGAATCACTAGGGTTTAAGCAATTTGCAAAGGAAGAGCGTGCACTAAAGGTTGACGGAAACTATTATGATCAAGTGTGGATGGTAAAAGAGTTATAG